In a genomic window of Amycolatopsis japonica:
- a CDS encoding NAD(P)/FAD-dependent oxidoreductase, which translates to MDKAGLVVVGASLAGLRAATAARRAGYDGPVTLIGAEPHLPYDRPPLSKAFLTDPDRTPPTLASAEALADLDIDVRLGEAATGLSTEDREVLIGGTAVPFGSLIIATGGAAIPLPGHGVHTLRTLDDARAIRARLATTSRAVIVGGGFIGAEIATALRERGAAVTIVEAAEVPLVRAVGPRMAAALAGLHARNGVDLRLSTAVRAITPDGAGSKVALSDGGVLDADLVIAGIGARPSVGWLEGSGVPLGDGVLCDRTLCAAPGIYAAGDVARWHNPLFETTMRLENWTSASAQAEAAARNAVAPGKATPFSAVPYFWSDWYGKRIQMVGVAADDVDLFGDPEDESWLALYRSGDRLVGALAVNQPGRIMKYRAHITRRSSWRDAADLAKAVAR; encoded by the coding sequence ATGGACAAGGCAGGACTGGTCGTAGTCGGAGCATCACTGGCGGGCCTGCGCGCCGCCACCGCCGCTCGCCGGGCGGGCTACGACGGACCCGTCACGCTCATCGGCGCCGAACCGCATCTTCCCTATGACCGGCCGCCGTTGTCGAAGGCGTTCCTCACAGACCCGGATCGGACGCCGCCCACGCTCGCGAGTGCCGAGGCGCTCGCCGACCTCGATATCGACGTCCGGCTCGGCGAAGCGGCCACCGGACTGTCCACAGAGGACCGTGAAGTCCTGATCGGAGGGACCGCCGTCCCGTTCGGATCGCTGATCATCGCCACCGGTGGCGCCGCGATCCCCTTGCCGGGACACGGGGTGCACACCCTCCGGACGCTGGACGACGCGCGCGCCATCCGGGCCCGGCTCGCCACGACGTCCCGCGCCGTCATCGTCGGCGGCGGGTTCATCGGCGCCGAGATCGCCACGGCCCTACGGGAGCGGGGCGCGGCGGTGACGATCGTGGAGGCGGCCGAGGTTCCCCTCGTGCGTGCCGTCGGCCCGCGCATGGCGGCCGCGCTCGCGGGGCTGCACGCCCGCAACGGCGTCGATCTGCGGCTTTCCACGGCGGTCCGTGCCATCACCCCGGACGGCGCGGGCAGCAAGGTGGCGTTGTCCGACGGCGGTGTGCTCGACGCGGACCTGGTGATCGCCGGTATCGGCGCCCGCCCCTCGGTCGGCTGGCTCGAGGGCTCCGGCGTACCGCTGGGAGACGGCGTGCTGTGCGACCGGACGCTGTGTGCCGCCCCGGGGATCTACGCCGCGGGCGATGTCGCACGCTGGCACAACCCGCTGTTCGAGACCACGATGCGGCTGGAGAACTGGACGTCCGCTTCGGCGCAGGCGGAGGCGGCCGCCCGTAACGCCGTCGCCCCCGGTAAAGCGACGCCGTTTTCGGCCGTTCCGTACTTCTGGTCCGACTGGTACGGCAAGCGGATCCAGATGGTCGGCGTCGCGGCCGACGACGTCGACCTGTTCGGCGATCCCGAAGACGAGAGCTGGCTGGCGCTCTACCGCTCGGGCGATCGGCTCGTCGGCGCGCTCGCGGTGAACCAGCCCGGCCGGATCATGAAGTACCGGGCGCACATCACACGCCGCTCGTCGTGGCGGGACGCCGCCGACCTCGCCAAGGCGGTCGCGCGATGA
- a CDS encoding GMC oxidoreductase — protein sequence MSPVDVLVIGSGFGGSVSALRLAEKGYRVTVLEAGPRRTEETLPKTSWDVRNFLWAPRLGCYGIQRIHLLRDVVILGGAGVGGGSLNYANTLYEPPAPFFEDPQWAHITDWRTELKPHYDQARRMLGVTRNPTVTAADEVLREVATDMGVGSSFRLTPVGVFFGDERTPAGSVVPDPYFGGAGPERRTCTECGSCMTGCRVGAKNTLDRNYLYLAERLGAEVVPMTTVLDVRPAPEGGYVVRTVRTGSSPRRRKNVRTFTAREVVFSAGTYNTQKLLHRARATGALPRLSASLGRLTRTNSESILGAKTKRKDADFTRGVAITSSIHPDAHTHVEPCRYGKGSNAMSLLQTALTDGGKRVPRWLTWLGTLVRDPRNVTWFSPRRWSERTIILLVMQTLDNSITVSGRRTRTGRHKLVSGPGHGEPNPTWIPAGNDAARRVAEKIDGIAGGTTGEILNIPMTAHFIGGCAISDDPGRGVIDPYHRVHGYDGLHIVDGSTISANLGVNPSLTITAQAERAMAYWPNRGDADPRPPLGEAYRRIDPVPPRNPAVPAGAPAALR from the coding sequence ATGAGCCCCGTGGACGTGCTCGTCATCGGTTCCGGATTCGGCGGCTCGGTGAGCGCCCTTCGCCTGGCGGAGAAGGGATATCGCGTCACGGTGCTGGAAGCCGGCCCGCGCCGCACCGAGGAGACGCTGCCCAAGACGTCCTGGGACGTGCGCAATTTCCTGTGGGCGCCCCGGCTGGGCTGCTACGGGATCCAGCGCATCCACCTCCTGCGCGACGTCGTGATCCTCGGCGGCGCCGGGGTCGGCGGCGGTTCCCTCAACTACGCCAACACCCTGTACGAGCCGCCCGCGCCGTTCTTCGAGGATCCTCAGTGGGCCCACATCACCGACTGGCGGACCGAACTGAAACCGCATTACGACCAGGCTCGTCGCATGCTGGGTGTCACGCGGAACCCGACCGTGACGGCCGCCGACGAAGTACTGCGCGAGGTCGCCACCGACATGGGCGTCGGCTCGTCGTTCCGGCTGACGCCCGTCGGCGTCTTCTTCGGTGACGAAAGGACTCCGGCGGGCAGTGTCGTGCCGGATCCCTACTTCGGCGGGGCCGGGCCGGAGCGCCGGACCTGCACCGAATGCGGCTCCTGCATGACCGGCTGCCGGGTCGGCGCCAAGAACACGCTCGACCGCAATTACCTGTACCTCGCCGAACGGCTGGGCGCCGAAGTCGTGCCGATGACCACGGTGCTCGACGTCCGCCCCGCCCCGGAGGGCGGCTACGTCGTCCGTACCGTGCGGACCGGCTCCTCGCCTCGCCGCCGCAAGAACGTGCGGACGTTCACCGCCCGCGAGGTCGTCTTCAGCGCGGGCACGTACAACACCCAGAAGCTGCTGCACCGTGCCCGCGCCACGGGTGCGCTGCCGCGGCTGTCCGCGAGCCTCGGCAGGCTCACACGGACGAACTCGGAATCCATCCTCGGTGCCAAAACGAAGCGGAAGGACGCCGACTTCACCCGGGGCGTCGCGATCACCTCGTCGATCCACCCCGACGCGCACACCCACGTCGAGCCGTGCCGCTACGGCAAGGGCAGCAACGCCATGTCGTTGCTGCAGACCGCGCTCACCGACGGCGGGAAACGCGTCCCGCGCTGGCTCACCTGGCTGGGCACGCTGGTGCGGGATCCCCGCAACGTCACGTGGTTCTCGCCGCGGCGCTGGTCCGAGCGCACGATCATCCTGCTGGTGATGCAGACGCTCGACAACTCCATCACCGTATCCGGCCGTCGCACCCGCACCGGCCGCCACAAACTGGTTTCGGGGCCGGGACACGGCGAACCGAACCCGACCTGGATCCCGGCGGGCAACGACGCCGCGCGCCGCGTCGCCGAGAAGATCGACGGCATCGCGGGCGGGACGACCGGCGAGATCCTCAACATCCCGATGACCGCGCATTTCATCGGCGGCTGCGCCATCTCCGACGATCCGGGCCGTGGCGTGATCGACCCGTACCACCGGGTGCACGGCTACGACGGCCTGCACATCGTCGACGGATCCACCATCTCGGCGAACCTCGGCGTCAACCCTTCCCTCACCATCACCGCGCAGGCGGAACGGGCCATGGCGTACTGGCCCAATCGCGGCGACGCCGACCCCCGGCCGCCGTTGGGCGAGGCCTACCGGCGGATCGATCCGGTGCCGCCGCGGAATCCCGCGGTCCCGGCCGGTGCTCCCGCCGCCCTGCGGTGA